The DNA region GGGTGAGGAAACGGAACGTGAGCGGCCCGGTCTCGGTCTGCCCCCACACCTGCACCCACAGCGGCCGCCGCGCTGTCGCGCCGAGGAACGCGCGCACGGTCGGCGGATGCATGGCGTCGAAGGTGCTGACGTAGAGCCGGACATCGCGGAACGGGTTGTCGGCACGCTCGGCCAGCGGCTGCCAGCGCACGAAGATCGACGGCAGCGCCTCCAGCGTGGTCGGCGGATGCGCCCGCAGTACCGGTTCGGCCCCGTCGGCGTCGGCGATGACCACCACCTTGCGCGGCGCGAGCCACAGCACGCTGGCCGTCCACGGGATCGCCCGACCGTGGCAGTAGGCCAGGGCCGAGCACACCGTGTCGGTGGGTTTGGACGACACCACCGGCAGGCGGGCCGCCTCGGTGGCGGCGAGGCCGTGGATGAGCGTCCGGGTGCTGTGCATGACCAGCTTGGGCGTGCCGGTGGTCCCCGAGGTGTGGTTGACGACCAAGGGGTCATCGGGGTCGCGCGAGACCGGTCGCGGCGGTTCGTGCCCGCGCAGCCGATCCAGGTCGAGCGCGCCGGGGTGCGGTCCGTCGAGGGTGAGCGTGCGCCGGGCGAAGCCCATCAGGTCGGTCTCGTTGTCGCGGGCGTGGTCGAGCACCGCGTGGGTGGTGACCAGCAGCGCCGGGTCGAGCCGCTTGAGCAGCAGTTGCAGGGTCTCGGGGGTCAGGTGGTCCGACAGCAGCGCGGGCACCGCGCCGACCCTCGCCGCCGCGCAGGCCAGCAGCACGTAGTCCCAATGGTTCTCTTTGACCACCGCGACCCGGTCGCCGGGCCGCACCCCGGCCGCGTGCAGCCACCCCGCCGCGCCGCGCACCAGGGCGGCCAGTTCCCCGACGTCGTAGGTGGTCCCGTGGTCGGGCGCGATGTCGAGCGGCCTGCTCAGTTCGACGACCGTGCTGACACCCCGGTCGACCAGGTCGTCGAACAGCGTGCCCAGATCGGTGGGCTTCATCCGGTGTCCTTCCTGCCGACGACGGTCACCATCACCTGCGACAGCCAGCGGTGCCGCGTGTCCATCAGGTCGGCCACCGCCCGGTCGATGTCCACTTCAGACACTGTGCCGCGGGCAAGCATCGCGGGCCGCAGGTGCGCCAGCCAGAGCGCGAACCACCGGCCCCCGTCGCTCCCGCCGCGCACGACCTCGGCCCGCCCGACGGCCCGCACGTCGACCAACCCGGCCGCCTCGACGAGGTCGACGTCGAGCAGACCGCAGCGCGGGTGGTAGCCCGCGTCCGCCATCACGTCATACGCCGCGCGTTTCACCTCGGGGTGGAACGGCCCGTTCGCGTGACTGAACAGCGAAGTCGTGTCCGTGTCCTCCAGCACCAGGTGGCCGCCCGGCCGCAGGGACCGGCACAGCGCGGCGACCGCGGCGGGCCGGTCGCCGACGTGCTGCATGACCAGCCTGCCGTGGACGAGGTCGAAGTCGCCGGGCAGCACGTCGGCGCCGATGTCGAGTTCGCGGACATCGACCCCGCGCAGCCCGACCAGCCGCGACACGTCCAGGTCGACCGCCGTGACCTCGGCCCCACGCCCGGCCAACCAGGCCGCGATCGACCCGCGACCGGCGCCGACCTCCAGACACCGCCAGCCCGGCCCCACGTCCAGGTCGGCCAAGGTCGCCTTGGTTCCCTTGTCCCACAAGGACTCACCGAGCCGCAGCCGTTCACCTTCCCGCTCGAAGGACGTGCCGAAGACGTAGCGGACCGCGGTCTCAGCCACCGAACACCGCCAACGCGCTATCCGACCCGACCAACAGCCGATCCGCGGTCATCTCGGCCGACCGAATCGCACCCTCACTGCTCGGCCGCAACACGCACCAGTCACCGGCGTACTCCACAGTGGACACCGGCCGGTGCAGAAAGTCCCGGTATTCGTCCAAAGCCGCCGCTGTCGGCATCGGCAGACCATGCCGATAGCGGACCACCACCGACACCCGGCACGCCGAGGCCAACTCCGGCAGGTAGCGGGCGGCGTGCGACATCAGCAGGTCGGAGACCTCCTCGTTCGGGGCGTCGATCAGGCCATCGGCGACGGCCGCTCCCGCGAACAAGGTCACCAGTCCTCGACCCGCGGGCGCCCGACCTGGCTTGCGGTGGTCGATGAGGAGGCCCGCGAACGCCGGGTTCTCCACCGACGGCACCGCGATCCCCCACGCGGGACTTCCGCCGATCGGCTCGATCGGGCGGTCCAGCAGGCAGATCACCTTGACCATCGGCCGGAACTGGCACGCGCGCACGAAGTCGGGCGCGTCCGCGTGCAGTTCCGCCGCCACCGGGGCGGGCACGCACAGCACGACCGTGCGCGCGCTCAGCGGCGCTCCGTCGACTACCAGCGTCGCGTCCCGTTCGCCCGCGACGACCTCGTGGACGGTGACGCCGGTGCTCACGTCGACCCGTGCGGCGATCTGCCGGGCGAGGGTGTCCATGCCGTGCCGCCAGGTGCGGAACGTGCGGGTGGGGCCGACCGCGAGCAGGTGGCTCATCAGCGGTCCGGCCGCCGCCCGTTCGGTGTCCCAGCC from Alloactinosynnema sp. L-07 includes:
- a CDS encoding class I adenylate-forming enzyme family protein, coding for MKPTDLGTLFDDLVDRGVSTVVELSRPLDIAPDHGTTYDVGELAALVRGAAGWLHAAGVRPGDRVAVVKENHWDYVLLACAAARVGAVPALLSDHLTPETLQLLLKRLDPALLVTTHAVLDHARDNETDLMGFARRTLTLDGPHPGALDLDRLRGHEPPRPVSRDPDDPLVVNHTSGTTGTPKLVMHSTRTLIHGLAATEAARLPVVSSKPTDTVCSALAYCHGRAIPWTASVLWLAPRKVVVIADADGAEPVLRAHPPTTLEALPSIFVRWQPLAERADNPFRDVRLYVSTFDAMHPPTVRAFLGATARRPLWVQVWGQTETGPLTFRFLTRRSVAERDARHPSTRNLGRPVPGRMRLRVVDPRTFRPVPAGQPGLVLARTKVRCLGYVGEQERWDAKVVGGWWNTGDVGVRTRTGAYLLLDREVDVIPGQSCVELEDVIEDRLPSVVECVILGTPGELPVPVLVTDGGALDRRGWAHALRDLPALADPIVLTWDEIPRTGTGKVRRMELRTLIRRGHDTFGSGRWT
- a CDS encoding class I SAM-dependent methyltransferase, yielding MAETAVRYVFGTSFEREGERLRLGESLWDKGTKATLADLDVGPGWRCLEVGAGRGSIAAWLAGRGAEVTAVDLDVSRLVGLRGVDVRELDIGADVLPGDFDLVHGRLVMQHVGDRPAAVAALCRSLRPGGHLVLEDTDTTSLFSHANGPFHPEVKRAAYDVMADAGYHPRCGLLDVDLVEAAGLVDVRAVGRAEVVRGGSDGGRWFALWLAHLRPAMLARGTVSEVDIDRAVADLMDTRHRWLSQVMVTVVGRKDTG
- a CDS encoding NAD(P)/FAD-dependent oxidoreductase, producing the protein MSADLDVAIVGAGISGLALAHRLRAAGRSVHVFESSPHVGGRMRTVRREGYVIDTGAEMVGTHGYDATWRLAGELGLSQADAPLLGTPLAMWREGVAHPGVGDLGGLIKGAGMSVSGRASLAKLMVGSGLRKRSYDVDRPDRTPLGSTTVRELARRYHPDVHDYLLQPMAGGFFGWDTERAAAGPLMSHLLAVGPTRTFRTWRHGMDTLARQIAARVDVSTGVTVHEVVAGERDATLVVDGAPLSARTVVLCVPAPVAAELHADAPDFVRACQFRPMVKVICLLDRPIEPIGGSPAWGIAVPSVENPAFAGLLIDHRKPGRAPAGRGLVTLFAGAAVADGLIDAPNEEVSDLLMSHAARYLPELASACRVSVVVRYRHGLPMPTAAALDEYRDFLHRPVSTVEYAGDWCVLRPSSEGAIRSAEMTADRLLVGSDSALAVFGG